A genomic window from Slackia heliotrinireducens DSM 20476 includes:
- a CDS encoding ABC transporter permease, whose amino-acid sequence MRTSAIRAELIKLRRAPIWVAFVALPLIAAAIGTFNYESNIEILQLGWLDLWTQHTLFLSMFFLPALVGASCSWLMRLEHSGGNWNLLVASPVGVMRLILAKLLVGWLMLGVGLVAVGALFVGFGKLAGMSGMPDAQYAVWLLFAWVGGIACVAWQLFFSLVIRSFAAPVGIAVAGGLAGFFMYARGIWFACPYSLMTRALNSNGIEALTSGDAVVLVVVAVLYTAVAVGSSVFLLSKSDVRGA is encoded by the coding sequence ATGAGGACCTCTGCAATCCGGGCCGAGCTGATCAAACTCAGGCGAGCTCCCATCTGGGTGGCGTTCGTCGCGCTGCCGCTCATCGCTGCGGCCATCGGCACGTTCAATTACGAAAGCAACATCGAGATTCTGCAGCTCGGTTGGCTGGATCTATGGACGCAGCACACGTTGTTTTTGAGCATGTTCTTCCTTCCGGCTTTGGTGGGCGCTTCGTGTTCGTGGCTCATGCGGCTGGAGCATTCCGGCGGCAACTGGAACCTGCTGGTGGCGTCGCCTGTCGGCGTGATGCGGCTGATTCTTGCGAAACTGCTGGTCGGATGGCTCATGTTGGGAGTTGGCCTTGTTGCAGTGGGTGCGCTCTTCGTGGGCTTCGGCAAGCTGGCGGGCATGTCCGGCATGCCTGATGCGCAGTATGCCGTGTGGCTGCTGTTCGCCTGGGTGGGCGGTATTGCGTGCGTTGCGTGGCAGTTGTTCTTCTCGTTGGTCATTCGCAGCTTCGCAGCGCCGGTCGGCATTGCGGTCGCAGGCGGTCTTGCAGGTTTCTTCATGTATGCCCGTGGAATTTGGTTCGCATGTCCGTATTCCCTCATGACCAGGGCTTTGAACAGCAATGGTATTGAAGCTTTGACTTCGGGCGATGCCGTCGTGCTTGTGGTGGTGGCGGTTTTGTACACGGCTGTCGCGGTAGGCTCGTCGGTGTTCCTCCTCTCGAAAAGCGACGTTCGCGGCGCGTAA
- a CDS encoding sensor histidine kinase produces MTSNGAEKNVQGQALRRSLYVTLAAWTALYILVFLAAVAYFEFSEKGEVAEMIAARTSTYYVLKEDEAEDYLETLDVPRGNFQTVSSNDGEVVVRDLTTYYFIRSLKWPIAVAVFFIGYVVVVCLLITRSVGYFNELSEALAGVVRHRDQPVRLSRELAVIQGELNEVREAALADERAAGEAERRKNELVAYLAHDIRTPLTSVVGYLSLMNEAPDLPDEQRKRYVSAALAKAELLDTLTAEFFEITRYNLATIPIERTDVGVRLFLEQIAEEFLPEMQRRSITSRVDALEDAEIRIDPDKMARAIGNVVRNAVAYADDGSEVVLSARRADDAGWEIVVSDQGREIAPEHLESIFDRFYREDNARSSSGNAGLGLAIAKEIVEAHGGSIRAESADGTTRFIILLP; encoded by the coding sequence ATGACGTCGAACGGAGCAGAAAAGAACGTGCAGGGGCAGGCGCTTCGGCGCAGCCTGTATGTGACGCTTGCCGCTTGGACTGCACTGTACATCCTGGTTTTTCTGGCCGCCGTCGCCTACTTCGAGTTTTCCGAAAAGGGCGAGGTGGCGGAGATGATTGCCGCCCGCACCTCGACGTACTACGTGCTGAAAGAAGACGAGGCGGAAGACTACCTTGAGACACTGGACGTGCCGCGAGGGAATTTCCAAACCGTGAGCAGCAACGACGGCGAGGTGGTCGTACGTGACCTGACCACATATTATTTTATCCGGTCGCTTAAGTGGCCCATTGCCGTGGCGGTGTTCTTCATCGGATACGTGGTGGTCGTGTGTCTGCTGATAACCAGATCGGTGGGGTATTTCAACGAGCTTTCGGAGGCCCTTGCAGGGGTTGTGCGGCACAGGGACCAGCCGGTGCGGCTGTCTCGCGAGCTGGCGGTTATCCAAGGCGAGCTGAACGAGGTTCGCGAAGCGGCGCTGGCGGACGAACGCGCGGCAGGCGAGGCCGAGCGGCGCAAAAACGAGCTGGTTGCATATCTGGCGCACGACATCCGCACGCCCCTCACGTCGGTGGTGGGGTATCTGTCCCTGATGAACGAAGCCCCCGATCTGCCCGACGAGCAGCGCAAACGATATGTGTCAGCTGCGCTTGCAAAGGCGGAGCTGCTGGATACTTTGACGGCGGAGTTTTTCGAGATCACACGGTACAATCTGGCGACCATTCCCATCGAGCGGACGGATGTGGGTGTGCGGCTGTTTTTGGAGCAGATCGCCGAGGAATTCCTTCCCGAAATGCAGCGTCGCTCCATTACGTCACGCGTTGATGCGCTTGAGGATGCCGAGATTCGCATCGACCCCGACAAGATGGCCCGCGCCATCGGAAACGTCGTACGCAACGCAGTGGCTTATGCCGACGACGGTTCGGAAGTGGTGCTTTCGGCACGACGGGCAGACGATGCAGGGTGGGAGATCGTCGTTTCTGACCAGGGCAGGGAGATTGCGCCCGAGCATCTGGAGAGCATCTTCGACCGATTCTACCGCGAGGATAATGCGCGCTCGTCAAGCGGCAATGCGGGGCTCGGGCTTGCAATCGCCAAGGAAATCGTCGAGGCTCATGGCGGCTCCATTCGTGCTGAAAGCGCCGACGGCACCACCCGCTTCATTATCCTGCTGCCTTAG
- a CDS encoding sensor histidine kinase has protein sequence MRRPLLAKAREGLRIVEFAVGFAFAALVVNVLVMLVFTTLSGSLHDERSFLAPPNMEQLADGLTLEQGEYTLPDDVSAALRTREQWAMLIDEEGSVVWAFDLPEDVPRHYTMSDVASFSRWYLSDYPVVTRVRDDGILVMGSPKGAEWKYSFSTNMNTIVLTGILFVALFAANVIVAIVVVRGYARRSWAERDHARREWVAAVSHDVRTPLAVALADADTLAGDDVLDESRRARASRIASKIGDVASLVGDLNAANRLSYAMEPVDAEPVMLAPIVRAVAVDAMNDDADGLHPITVDVDKRAETFAVMGSASLFRRMVVNLVRNSVRHNPNGCSVHISLTEAPRRIFRKRSCLLTVEDDGRGLDADMLHELKRPPSGDLPEHGLGLVIVRRIASSCRGEARFMESEGGGTRVEIRLPLAP, from the coding sequence ATGAGGCGGCCGCTTTTGGCGAAGGCCCGCGAGGGGCTACGCATCGTAGAATTCGCCGTGGGCTTCGCCTTTGCAGCGCTCGTCGTGAATGTGCTGGTCATGCTGGTGTTCACGACCCTGTCTGGCTCGCTCCACGACGAGAGGAGCTTTTTGGCGCCGCCCAACATGGAGCAGCTTGCCGACGGCCTTACATTGGAACAAGGCGAATACACGTTGCCCGACGACGTGAGCGCCGCACTGCGCACGCGCGAGCAGTGGGCGATGCTCATCGACGAGGAGGGTTCCGTCGTATGGGCCTTCGACCTGCCCGAAGACGTGCCCCGGCACTACACCATGTCAGACGTGGCGTCTTTCTCCCGTTGGTACCTGTCTGACTACCCGGTGGTGACACGCGTCCGGGACGACGGCATATTGGTGATGGGCTCGCCCAAGGGGGCGGAGTGGAAGTACAGCTTCAGCACCAACATGAACACCATCGTGCTGACAGGAATACTGTTCGTGGCGTTGTTCGCGGCCAACGTGATAGTGGCCATCGTCGTGGTGAGAGGATATGCGCGCAGGTCATGGGCCGAACGCGACCATGCCCGTAGGGAATGGGTCGCCGCTGTGAGCCATGACGTGCGCACGCCGTTGGCTGTGGCGCTTGCCGACGCCGACACGCTGGCGGGCGACGACGTGCTTGACGAAAGCCGAAGGGCTCGGGCTTCGCGGATAGCGTCCAAGATCGGCGATGTCGCCTCCCTGGTCGGCGACCTGAACGCAGCCAACCGGCTGAGCTATGCCATGGAGCCGGTTGATGCCGAACCGGTCATGCTCGCACCCATCGTGCGCGCCGTTGCCGTCGATGCGATGAACGACGATGCGGACGGCCTGCACCCCATCACGGTCGATGTGGACAAGCGCGCCGAGACGTTTGCGGTCATGGGGAGCGCATCGCTGTTCCGGCGCATGGTGGTCAACCTCGTAAGGAACAGCGTTCGCCACAATCCCAATGGCTGCTCGGTGCACATAAGCCTGACTGAAGCGCCCCGAAGGATCTTCCGCAAGCGTAGCTGTCTGCTCACGGTGGAAGACGACGGGCGAGGCCTTGACGCCGACATGCTCCACGAGCTGAAACGCCCGCCGTCAGGCGACTTGCCCGAACACGGCCTTGGCCTGGTCATAGTCCGCCGCATCGCATCTTCCTGCAGAGGTGAGGCGCGCTTCATGGAATCCGAAGGCGGCGGCACACGCGTCGAGATCCGTCTGCCGCTTGCTCCGTGA
- a CDS encoding response regulator transcription factor — protein sequence MNANPNSASRPKILVVDDDQGITTLVAEVLASAGMDAAACHSGYDALDVFAKEPFDLVLIDIMMPGMDGFELCANLRQVTDAPIVFLTAKDGESDLVVGLSLGADDYIVKPFRPRELVARIRARLRTPSAGAFEPSDVVVTRDFDINRRTHEAMLHGCRLDLTPKEFAVLLHLAERAGEPVSARDLYERAWGETYDASAGNTVMVHIRHLRKKCADVDSSQTFIDTVWGVGYRLHGPQRSTA from the coding sequence ATGAACGCGAATCCGAACAGCGCATCCAGGCCAAAAATCCTGGTCGTCGACGACGACCAGGGCATCACGACGCTTGTCGCCGAGGTACTGGCCAGCGCGGGCATGGACGCCGCAGCTTGCCATTCCGGCTACGATGCCTTGGACGTGTTCGCCAAGGAACCTTTCGATTTGGTGCTGATCGACATCATGATGCCCGGTATGGACGGTTTTGAGCTGTGTGCGAACCTGCGCCAGGTGACCGATGCCCCCATCGTGTTCCTGACCGCGAAGGATGGCGAAAGCGACCTGGTCGTGGGCCTTTCCCTTGGTGCCGACGACTACATCGTCAAACCCTTCCGTCCGCGCGAGCTCGTCGCCCGCATTCGGGCCAGGCTTCGTACGCCGAGTGCAGGTGCGTTCGAACCGTCGGACGTGGTGGTTACGAGGGACTTCGACATAAACCGTCGCACCCACGAGGCAATGCTCCATGGCTGCCGGCTTGATCTGACGCCCAAGGAATTCGCTGTGCTGCTGCATCTGGCGGAGCGCGCGGGCGAGCCTGTTTCGGCCCGCGACCTGTACGAACGCGCGTGGGGTGAAACGTACGACGCGTCAGCCGGCAACACCGTCATGGTCCATATTCGGCACCTTCGCAAGAAGTGCGCCGATGTCGATTCGTCGCAAACGTTCATCGACACCGTATGGGGAGTGGGCTATCGGCTGCACGGTCCGCAAAGGAGCACTGCATGA
- a CDS encoding M15 family metallopeptidase: MPKHAHWDKGDSPLCPIFAAALATCTLLFGCAAHAENTFDAATFDPVFEQVLQRAETVAANRQSASHIDLPSTAEAVSDRMPQPPLPDLASLPAGTQLSADQVAAYGEDACFYVTEIDDALFQRMYGLSYKEDCAVPREDLRYIRVLHVDIEGRILIGELVMNAAVADDVCGIFHELYRAGYPIEKMHLVDDYGADDDASMEDNNTSAFNFRVIPGTTVMSYHAQGLAIDINPYYNPYVKVAQGSIAPASAAQYADRSRDFDYKINRGDLCFQLFAEAGFVWGGDWTDPIDYQHFEYHL; the protein is encoded by the coding sequence ATGCCGAAGCATGCACATTGGGACAAAGGGGACAGTCCCCTTTGTCCCATTTTTGCAGCGGCGCTGGCAACGTGCACGCTGCTGTTCGGTTGCGCCGCGCATGCCGAAAACACCTTTGACGCGGCAACTTTCGACCCCGTTTTCGAACAGGTGCTGCAGCGTGCAGAAACCGTCGCAGCCAACCGCCAATCCGCTTCGCACATCGACTTGCCAAGCACCGCCGAGGCAGTATCCGACCGCATGCCCCAGCCGCCGTTACCGGATTTGGCCAGCCTGCCGGCGGGCACCCAGCTTTCCGCCGACCAGGTGGCCGCATACGGCGAGGACGCCTGCTTCTACGTGACGGAAATCGACGATGCCCTGTTCCAGCGCATGTACGGCCTTTCCTACAAGGAGGATTGCGCCGTGCCGCGCGAGGACCTTCGCTACATCCGCGTGCTGCACGTGGACATCGAAGGGCGCATCCTCATCGGTGAGCTGGTCATGAACGCGGCCGTGGCCGACGATGTGTGCGGCATATTCCACGAGCTGTACCGCGCGGGCTACCCCATCGAGAAGATGCACCTGGTGGACGACTACGGCGCCGACGACGACGCGTCCATGGAAGACAACAACACCTCGGCGTTCAACTTCCGTGTCATACCCGGCACGACGGTCATGTCATACCACGCGCAGGGGCTAGCCATCGACATCAACCCCTACTACAACCCCTATGTGAAGGTGGCCCAGGGCTCCATCGCGCCGGCCTCCGCCGCGCAGTACGCCGACCGCAGCCGCGACTTCGACTACAAGATCAACCGCGGCGATTTATGCTTCCAGCTGTTCGCCGAGGCGGGCTTCGTCTGGGGCGGCGACTGGACCGACCCCATCGACTACCAGCACTTCGAGTACCACCTGTAG
- a CDS encoding ABC transporter permease: protein MSYLGLEFSKIKRKRVLLMAVLLVAAALAWVLMGAWQDGEGSELGWSGMFFSMPVINCVLMSLLATVVASRVVDVDHEAGAFKQLLCLQSTGGLLAAKLACAVLIMVFAVTLELAGVFVIGQAMRFPSVPGFFAWASLFASQLAASVCMLILVGVVALKWENQFVAVAVGLALSLAGLFSNFLPTALQRLVPSGYFTLLSTLRIDWNAESTAPVFYQSAVPWPDYVIVVLVCVAVCALGVAVFSRKEH, encoded by the coding sequence ATGAGCTACTTGGGTCTGGAATTCTCGAAGATCAAGCGCAAGCGTGTTCTGCTTATGGCGGTGCTTCTTGTGGCTGCTGCGTTGGCCTGGGTGCTCATGGGCGCCTGGCAAGACGGCGAGGGAAGCGAACTGGGCTGGTCGGGGATGTTTTTCTCGATGCCGGTCATCAATTGCGTGCTGATGTCGCTGTTGGCAACGGTGGTTGCGTCGCGCGTGGTGGACGTTGATCATGAAGCCGGCGCTTTCAAACAGCTGCTGTGCCTGCAGTCGACCGGCGGGCTGCTTGCCGCCAAACTTGCGTGCGCGGTTCTGATCATGGTGTTTGCGGTCACGCTCGAGCTTGCGGGCGTGTTCGTCATCGGCCAGGCGATGAGGTTTCCTTCCGTTCCGGGGTTTTTCGCATGGGCGTCGCTGTTTGCGTCGCAGCTCGCAGCCAGCGTCTGCATGCTGATTCTGGTTGGCGTCGTGGCCCTGAAATGGGAGAACCAGTTCGTGGCCGTGGCCGTGGGGTTGGCTCTGTCGTTGGCGGGTCTGTTCTCGAACTTCTTGCCGACGGCGCTGCAACGCCTGGTGCCTTCGGGTTATTTCACGCTGCTTTCGACGTTGCGGATCGACTGGAATGCGGAATCCACCGCGCCTGTGTTCTACCAGAGTGCGGTTCCGTGGCCGGATTACGTGATTGTCGTGCTGGTCTGCGTTGCGGTGTGCGCATTGGGCGTCGCGGTTTTCTCCAGAAAGGAGCACTAA
- a CDS encoding M15 family metallopeptidase produces the protein MDENVQNYSRYGSHYNRHRNVETMHAHTPASSWRRRLLTKILLTCLVFVVAIAVGIGAALVDMSNRDANSEAFTTGPAGCVSSWFDNKPGGQDDWRLVLVNADNPMEPTEPDLIELRDGQFVDERCYPDLQRMFDDARSAGLRPKVNSSYRSRERQQQVLDAKIAEGTAAGLTEKEARQQALRTVAEPGTSEHETGLAIDVTSEQGTWETNTAVHQWMAEHSWEYGWILRYPQGKEDLTGIDYEPWHFRYVGEDAARDMHESGQCLEEYLADLPS, from the coding sequence ATGGACGAAAACGTTCAAAACTACTCCAGGTACGGCTCCCACTACAACCGCCATCGAAACGTTGAGACGATGCATGCGCATACGCCGGCTTCGAGCTGGCGGCGTCGTCTGCTGACGAAGATCCTACTGACCTGCCTGGTTTTCGTGGTGGCCATCGCCGTCGGCATAGGTGCTGCCCTAGTGGATATGTCGAACCGGGATGCGAACTCGGAGGCCTTCACGACAGGACCCGCGGGGTGCGTGTCGTCGTGGTTCGACAACAAGCCCGGCGGCCAGGATGACTGGCGGCTGGTGCTGGTAAACGCCGACAACCCAATGGAACCCACCGAACCTGACTTGATCGAGCTGCGCGACGGCCAGTTTGTGGACGAGCGTTGCTATCCTGACCTGCAGCGCATGTTCGACGATGCCCGTTCCGCCGGCCTTCGGCCGAAGGTGAACTCGTCATACCGATCCCGAGAACGGCAACAACAAGTGCTTGACGCCAAGATTGCAGAAGGCACGGCGGCGGGCCTGACGGAAAAGGAAGCCCGGCAGCAGGCGCTCAGGACTGTCGCCGAACCTGGAACAAGCGAGCACGAAACGGGTCTGGCCATTGACGTGACCAGCGAGCAGGGCACATGGGAAACCAACACGGCGGTCCATCAGTGGATGGCCGAGCACAGTTGGGAGTACGGCTGGATCCTGCGGTATCCGCAAGGGAAAGAAGACTTGACCGGAATCGACTACGAGCCCTGGCATTTTCGGTATGTTGGAGAAGACGCGGCTCGGGACATGCACGAGAGCGGCCAATGTCTGGAAGAATACCTCGCCGACCTGCCCAGCTAG
- a CDS encoding NADase-type glycan-binding domain-containing protein, with translation MANSFCTNCGAPIAEGQPFCTKCGSSTAPTSAAQSAQPAGPGTCPNCGTPRVGTNRFCLQCGYSYDDGTMPMGTNTGYVDPPMPSPEGPKRSTIIAVAAAAVILIAAIAAVVMFVIAPDDSGSKNDDADKTKTETVKNKDDEEKAAEEEDAAKAEAEAEAEEKAKAEEEAAVEAEAAAAPEPEPAPEPEIQAQTPPVFTDLSESSELPGDSVTSYYGKNNTIDDNPSTAWNEGADGDGSGEWLEFSASSPQLVSSIDIVGGYPKSDEVYYNNNRPRDITITFSDGTSVSTTLSDTMGAWQTITLSQPVATTSVRITIDSVYTGSMYNDCSFAEIKFY, from the coding sequence ATGGCAAACTCGTTCTGCACGAATTGCGGCGCACCCATTGCCGAGGGCCAGCCGTTTTGTACCAAATGCGGCAGCTCGACCGCCCCGACGTCCGCAGCGCAATCCGCCCAACCCGCAGGGCCGGGCACTTGCCCCAACTGCGGAACGCCCCGCGTGGGCACGAACAGGTTCTGCCTGCAGTGCGGCTATTCCTACGACGACGGCACCATGCCTATGGGGACCAACACCGGATATGTGGATCCGCCCATGCCCTCACCCGAAGGCCCCAAGCGCAGCACGATCATCGCAGTGGCGGCCGCCGCGGTCATTCTGATCGCAGCCATCGCAGCGGTGGTCATGTTCGTTATCGCGCCTGATGACAGCGGCTCCAAAAACGACGACGCCGACAAAACCAAGACCGAAACCGTGAAGAACAAAGACGACGAGGAGAAGGCGGCCGAAGAAGAGGACGCTGCCAAGGCCGAGGCCGAAGCCGAGGCGGAAGAGAAGGCCAAGGCTGAAGAGGAAGCGGCCGTCGAGGCCGAAGCTGCGGCCGCACCCGAGCCCGAACCTGCACCCGAACCTGAGATCCAAGCCCAAACTCCGCCCGTGTTTACGGACCTTTCCGAATCCTCAGAACTGCCCGGCGACTCGGTGACCTCGTATTACGGAAAGAACAACACCATCGACGACAACCCGAGCACCGCGTGGAACGAAGGCGCCGACGGGGACGGCTCCGGGGAATGGCTCGAGTTTTCCGCCAGCTCGCCGCAGCTGGTGAGCAGCATCGACATCGTCGGCGGCTACCCCAAATCCGACGAGGTCTATTACAACAACAACCGCCCGCGGGACATCACCATCACGTTCAGCGACGGCACGTCAGTCAGCACCACGCTTTCCGACACCATGGGGGCGTGGCAGACCATTACACTGAGCCAGCCCGTGGCCACAACGTCGGTCCGCATCACCATCGACTCGGTGTACACGGGTTCGATGTACAACGACTGCTCCTTCGCCGAGATCAAGTTCTACTGA
- a CDS encoding PrsW family intramembrane metalloprotease, giving the protein MVLLFGVIPPLLLLAYVWRIDRVESEPVGLVFKVLLFGGLSTIVAVLFETVGDIVLGLFGIPENTYLYAFLDCFIVVAISEELVKRWAMMKAVWRRPEFNYFFDAILYSVAAALGFALIENVEYIALFGGEVALGRLIPVHTICGVFMGYFLGMAKMCEIHGNLSGRQTYMVMSMLIPVLIHGFWDFALTTGSDLLTVLALLMVLCLTIYAFVMVHKRAKADHPLW; this is encoded by the coding sequence ATGGTCTTGCTCTTCGGCGTCATCCCCCCGCTGCTGCTGTTGGCATACGTCTGGCGTATCGATAGGGTGGAGAGCGAACCTGTGGGCCTCGTGTTCAAGGTCCTGCTGTTCGGCGGCCTGTCCACCATAGTTGCCGTGCTGTTCGAAACCGTCGGCGACATCGTCCTGGGGCTCTTCGGCATCCCCGAGAACACCTATCTGTACGCGTTTCTGGATTGCTTTATTGTGGTGGCCATTTCCGAAGAGCTCGTCAAGCGCTGGGCCATGATGAAGGCCGTCTGGCGCCGACCGGAGTTCAACTACTTCTTCGACGCGATTCTGTACAGCGTGGCGGCCGCCTTGGGCTTCGCGCTGATCGAGAACGTCGAGTACATCGCGCTGTTCGGTGGCGAAGTTGCCTTGGGCCGTCTGATTCCCGTCCACACCATCTGCGGCGTGTTCATGGGTTACTTCCTGGGCATGGCGAAAATGTGCGAGATCCACGGCAACCTGTCCGGCCGTCAGACCTACATGGTCATGAGCATGCTCATCCCCGTGCTGATCCACGGGTTCTGGGACTTCGCGCTCACCACCGGCTCGGACCTCCTGACCGTTCTGGCCCTGCTCATGGTGCTGTGCCTGACCATCTACGCGTTCGTGATGGTGCACAAGCGCGCCAAGGCCGACCATCCTCTGTGGTAG
- a CDS encoding ABC transporter ATP-binding protein: MEASIATHGLTKAYGDVEVVSGLDMVVPAGSVYGFLGPNGAGKTTTMKMLLGLVHASSGTSTVLGETVSEKTRTKLNARIGSLIENPSCYPHLTARENLEIVRSLRGLPESAIDEALATVHLTGTGTKPVRAFSLGMRQRLGLATALMGRPELLLLDEPTNGLDPAGIQEIRELIRALPGEYGCTVLVSSHLLSEIDQMSDHVGIISRGRMVWQGPMGNLHAQARRWLSLRTTDNERAAQLLGASYGNEGWLNVVAADDDLVAWMTLLLAAHGIAVLRLEERREDLEDIFLQLTGKGAL, translated from the coding sequence ATGGAAGCGAGCATTGCAACCCATGGTTTGACAAAGGCCTATGGGGACGTGGAAGTCGTCAGCGGGCTGGACATGGTGGTGCCCGCAGGATCGGTGTACGGTTTTCTGGGGCCGAACGGCGCAGGAAAAACCACCACGATGAAGATGCTGCTGGGGCTTGTGCACGCCTCATCGGGCACATCCACGGTGTTGGGGGAAACGGTTTCCGAAAAGACCCGCACGAAGCTGAACGCCCGGATCGGGTCGCTTATCGAAAACCCCAGCTGCTATCCGCACCTTACCGCGCGGGAGAACCTCGAAATCGTCCGCAGCCTGCGGGGGCTTCCCGAATCGGCCATCGACGAGGCGCTTGCCACCGTTCATCTTACGGGCACGGGCACCAAGCCGGTGCGCGCGTTCAGCTTAGGCATGCGGCAACGCCTAGGCCTGGCCACGGCTCTCATGGGGCGGCCCGAGTTGCTGCTTCTGGACGAACCCACCAACGGGCTCGACCCTGCGGGCATCCAGGAGATTCGCGAACTCATACGCGCGCTGCCCGGCGAATACGGATGCACCGTGCTGGTGTCGAGCCATCTGCTTTCGGAAATCGACCAGATGAGCGACCATGTGGGCATCATCTCGCGCGGCCGCATGGTGTGGCAGGGTCCTATGGGCAACCTGCACGCCCAGGCGCGCCGATGGCTGTCGCTGCGCACGACCGACAACGAGCGCGCGGCGCAATTGCTGGGCGCTTCGTACGGCAACGAGGGTTGGCTCAATGTGGTGGCGGCCGACGATGATCTTGTCGCCTGGATGACGTTGTTGCTGGCTGCGCATGGCATCGCCGTTTTGCGTCTTGAGGAGCGCCGCGAAGACCTGGAGGACATCTTCCTGCAGCTGACGGGGAAGGGGGCGCTGTAA
- a CDS encoding response regulator transcription factor has product MRDIYDARILVIEDDPSLRDVICELVAREGWRQVRHAGTVADALRAIATWSPDAMLIDVMLPDGNGFDLLRTVRQTSQAPAIIVSARDEDEARLRGLGLGADDYITKPFLPRELVLRLAAVLKRTYGAAAEPHLVALGDCTVDLGSGEVTRADGSGETLTAKEHALLSRLVRSRGSIVTSDDLAQAVWGTSFGYANALMVHVRRLREKIEDDPSDPQWILTVRGLGYRLAKDGSR; this is encoded by the coding sequence ATGCGAGATATATACGATGCGCGCATACTCGTGATCGAAGACGACCCGTCGCTTCGCGATGTCATCTGCGAGCTTGTCGCGCGGGAAGGTTGGCGCCAGGTGCGCCATGCGGGCACGGTTGCCGACGCGCTCAGGGCCATTGCCACGTGGTCGCCCGACGCCATGCTGATTGATGTGATGCTACCCGACGGAAACGGCTTCGACCTGCTGCGAACCGTTCGCCAGACAAGCCAGGCCCCTGCGATCATCGTGTCGGCCCGCGACGAGGACGAGGCCCGGCTGAGAGGTCTCGGCCTGGGTGCGGACGACTACATCACCAAGCCGTTTCTCCCTCGTGAACTGGTGCTTCGTCTTGCAGCCGTACTGAAGCGCACCTATGGCGCCGCCGCGGAGCCGCACCTTGTGGCTCTCGGAGACTGCACCGTGGACCTGGGGTCAGGCGAAGTCACGCGTGCCGACGGGTCGGGCGAAACGCTTACCGCTAAGGAACACGCCCTGCTCAGCCGGCTCGTGCGAAGCCGTGGGTCCATTGTGACCAGCGACGACTTGGCCCAGGCCGTGTGGGGCACCAGCTTTGGATACGCCAACGCGCTTATGGTCCACGTGCGACGTCTTCGCGAGAAGATAGAAGACGACCCGTCCGACCCGCAGTGGATTCTGACCGTACGCGGACTTGGGTACCGCCTGGCCAAGGACGGTTCCCGATGA